The genomic window GAACTACTGGATTCCTGGGGTGAACCGAATGGGCACCTTTGGTCGTTGGGCCTTTGCAGAACTCACGCAGATCTACGAAATTGAAAGTGGTTTTCAGAAGAAATTAGCACAGGAAATCGACCGCATGTTCGTTTCCGCACTGTCCCATGGGAAGGAGAACTAACGATGGCCAAGAAAAAACCCACAAGCAAAAAGACCATTGAAACCCTCACTCATGCAGATGCCGACCGGACCAACATCCCAACGGCGGAATACGAAACCCTGCTGCCACCCGAACTGGCTCAGCCCAAAACGGTGCGTTATCCCCGCAATACCGATCTCGATCCGCAACTGGTCTGGCGGGGCAAGGATACCCAGGACTGGACCGATCTGGTCGTGCACGCACCTCCGATCTACATTCAGGAAAAAGTCCACCCGAAAGTGCTGATCGATGACCTGATGGCTGGTTCCAGCAGTGAACCAATCGGAGATGGCACTTTTCAGGGTGATCTCTTTGCAGACTTCAACGGAATCCCAGAAGGTGCAGAGAAAACTGAATTTTACCAGCATGATGGCCATTGGACGAACCGGATGATTCTGGGAGATTCTCTGCAGGTGATGGCCAGCCTGGCCGAAAGAGAAGGGCTGCGTGGGAAAGTGCAGTGCATTTATTTTGATCCCCCCTACGGCATCAAGTTCAACAGTAACTTTCAGTGGAGCACCACAAGCCGAGATGTGAAGGATGGCAACCGCGACCATCTCACTCGGGAGCCAGAACAGGTCAAAGCGTTCCGTGATACCTGGCGTGACGGCATCCATAGTTACCTCACTTATCTCCGCGACCGCCTGACCGTCGCCCGCGATCTCCTCACTGAATCGGGCAGTATCTTCGTGCAGATAGGGGATGAGAATGTGCATCGAGTGCGGGCGGTGATGGATGAGGTGTTTGGCCCGACGAATCTCTGCTCAGTTATTTCGTTCCGGAAGACCGGTGGCCAATCTTCCACTACTCTCGCGTCCGTTGCTGACTATGTTCTCTGGTACGCAAAGTCCGCGGAACACGTCAAATATCGTCAGCCATATCGAGACAAGACCGGTGAGGATCGCCCGTCGATTTATCGAATGATCGAGGAAGGTCCCGCAGGTGTCCGACGAAAAATGACGCGGGAAGAGCAAGAAGCGAAGTCAATTGACGAAAGCCTCTCGATTTTCGCCCCCGATACTTTGATTTCATTAGGAGCTACTCCGCTTGGTTCAAGCGCAAGGACTTTCGAGTGCAAGCAATTCCATCCCGGTTCGAACCAGCATTGGAAGACCACCTCGGCGGGACTTGATCGACTCGAAAAATCGCGACGATTGATCAATGTCAGTACAAGCCTGTACTACGTGCGAAAACTGAACGACTTTCCCGTCGCTCCAATGGACAACCTGTGGCAAGACACGAGTGCTGGCGGTTATTCCGACGAGAAACTTTACGTTGTTCAAACCAATCGAAAGATTGTACAGCGTTGCCTCCTCATGGCCTCCGACCCCGGCGACCTGGTGCTCGATCCCACCTGCGGTTCGGGCACCACCGCTTATGTCGCAGAGCAGTGGGGCCGTCGCTGGATCACCATTGATACCAGTCGTGTCGCTTTGGCACTGGCCCGTGCACGGATCATGGGTGGTCGTTATCCCTATTACCTTTTGGCAGATACTCCCGAAGGGCAATCAAAAGAAGCGGAAGTGACCCAAAAACCGGTATCTTCCCAGCCCACCAGCGGCAGTATACGTCGAGGATTTGTCTATGAACGGGTTCCACACATCACACTGAAGAGTATCGCCAATAACACCGAAATCGATGTCATCTGGCAGCAATTTGAAGACCAGTTACTTCCCCTACGGGAGCAATTGAGCAAACTGCTGCCCGCGAAATGGCTCGCTGATTATCGCAAAAAGCAGAAATATGATGTGGACGTTCCTGCCGAGATTCAGGAATGGGAAATCCCCCGCGACCTACCCACCGACTGGTCAGAGAAAGCAAAACCACTCCATGCAGAGTTCTGGAAACTGCGAATTGCCCGCCAAAAGGCGATTGATGCCAGTATCGCTGCCCGTGCCGAATTCGAATACCTTTACGACAAGCCTTATGAAGACAAGAAAAAAGTCCGGGTGGCAGGTCCGTTTACTGTGGAAAGCCTCAGCCCTCACCGCACGTTGGGTGTTGATGAGCATGGCGAACTGATTGATAGCGCCCAGGGGATGGTTGCTGCTGAGAAGCAGGATTTCGCCGCGATGATTCTGGATAACCTTCGCACCGCTGGTGTGCAGCAAGCCCACAAAGAGGGCCGGATTCAGTTCGATTCGCTGACCCTCTGGCCAGGCAGACTGGTCTGTGCGGAAGGACGCTATCTGGAAGGGGAAACCAGCAAACGTGCTGCCATCCTGATTGGTCCAGAATTTGGCACGGTTCGACGGCAGGACCTGGTGGAAGCTGCCCGGGAAGCAGCTGATGCGGGATTTGACGTGCTGATCTGCTGTGCATTCAATTATGAAGCGATTACCACAGAATTTAATAAACTGGGCCGCTTGCCCGTTTTGAAAGCCCGCATGAATGCCGATCTGCATATGTCGGAAGAGTTAAAGAACACTGGCAAAGGGAATCTGTTTGTGATCTTTGGGGAACCGGATGTGGAATTGCTCTATCCCGATAAGGAAAATATCCAGGTGCAGGTCAACGGCGTGGATGTCTTTAAGCCACAAACAGGCGAGGTGATTAGCAGCAATACCGATGAGATTGCCTGCTGGTTTGTCGATTCCAATTACAACGGCGAGAGCTTCTTTGTACGTCAGGCCTATTTTCTGGGTGCCAACGACCCGTACAAGAGCCTGAAAACCACCCTGAAGGCGGAGATCGATGCTGCGGCCTGGGAAACACTGCACAGTGCCACTTCCCGCCCCTTTCCCCGCCCCGCTACCGGCAGGATTGCTGTGAAAGTAATTAACCATCTGGGTGATGAAGTATTAAAGGTTTTTGAGGTGAAGTAACAAGACCGATGAAACAGAAGGCCCATCCACGCTATGCGGAAATTAAGCGTTGGATGCTCGAACGAATCTCGCAGCAAGTTTCTCTCGAAGGGGAATTTTTTCGCACCGCTGGTCCAAGCTATACTTCTGCTAAACAGATTGTTGCAGGGGTTGGTGGCTTGAAGAGTGCAGGTCGCTGGCACCCCTATGGCGTGCTGAAAATCGTTTATTTGAGTGATGAACCAGAAACCTCGCTCCAGGAAGCAAATGAGCATTTTCGTTATTATCAGCTCCCTCTGAAGAAAGGTTATCCCAAAGTAACCGTGATAGTAGTGGTGAAGTTGACACAGGTGCTTGATCTCACTGATCCCACTGTTTCAGAGACGTTGCCGATCCCATTGGAACAGGTGATGACGGAAGACTGGCGGGCAATTGTTGCCCAGAAAGCAGAATCTGCTGGCCAGGCAATTGGCCGAGCAGCCCACCAGATAGGACTGCAAGGCCTGCTGGTTCCTTCAAAACCGTGTCCCAAGTCGAAGAATCTACTGGTTTTCCCAAAAAATCTCCACTCATTGCTGCAAATCGAAGTGCAGAATCCGGAAGAACTTGAACTACTTGGAAAAAACAGTTAAAATAAGAATATGCAAATTTGCATGTTGGAGTTTCCCATGTCATTGAAGACGAAGCCAACCGCACGAAAGGCATCAGCGAAAAAGCCGAATTCATCGTCAGGCAAAAAACCAGTCCTCAAGCAGCGGTCGGGAAGGTGGATTCAAGCCGTTCGCCTGAACGCAGGTTTTACTCAACACGATTTTTCGCTGGTCACTGGTTATGCGGTACGTTCGATTGCAGGTTGGGAAGCTGGAAAACCGCTCAGTGCTTCTGCCAAGTTGAAAATGCAGGAAATGAAGCGATTAGTGGATGCCTTGTTGCAGATTTTGCCTGCCGACCAGTTAAAAAACTGGTTAAAGCAGCCCAACACCGCTTTCGAGGGTCGCACCCCAATGGATGTGATGGAAAATGGTGAATCCGACCGTCTCTGGCAGATGATTCATGAGATTGATGCCAATGTTGCCAATTAACCACGACCAATCGGAGCAGGCCCACTGATGCAATTCTTGATATCTGATACGTTTACCGACAGCCTGTTAAAATTAACCGGTGAAGAGCAGAAGGCAGTCAAAAACAGTGCCTTCGACCTACAAATGAATCCCGCGAATCCGGGTCTCAAGTTCCACAAGCTCGACCGTGCGAAAGATAAGCGATTCTGGTCGGTACGGGTCAATAAAGATATCCGTTTAATCGTGCACAAAAGCGATGACAGTTTGCTGCTCTGCTATGTTGATCACCATGATCCCGCCTATGACTGGGCTGCCCGCAGAAAACTGGAAACGCATCCCCAGACAGGGGCAGCACAACTGGTCGAAATCCGGGAAACGGTCCAGGATGTGCTGATTCCTCGCTACGTCGATGCTGAAACTCCTGCCATCGTGAAAGCACCACTGTTTGCCCGACTCAGTGAGAAAGAACTGCTTTCCTATGGAGTCCCTGCAGAATGGATTGCCGATGTTAGAACA from Zavarzinella sp. includes these protein-coding regions:
- a CDS encoding site-specific DNA-methyltransferase, which produces MAKKKPTSKKTIETLTHADADRTNIPTAEYETLLPPELAQPKTVRYPRNTDLDPQLVWRGKDTQDWTDLVVHAPPIYIQEKVHPKVLIDDLMAGSSSEPIGDGTFQGDLFADFNGIPEGAEKTEFYQHDGHWTNRMILGDSLQVMASLAEREGLRGKVQCIYFDPPYGIKFNSNFQWSTTSRDVKDGNRDHLTREPEQVKAFRDTWRDGIHSYLTYLRDRLTVARDLLTESGSIFVQIGDENVHRVRAVMDEVFGPTNLCSVISFRKTGGQSSTTLASVADYVLWYAKSAEHVKYRQPYRDKTGEDRPSIYRMIEEGPAGVRRKMTREEQEAKSIDESLSIFAPDTLISLGATPLGSSARTFECKQFHPGSNQHWKTTSAGLDRLEKSRRLINVSTSLYYVRKLNDFPVAPMDNLWQDTSAGGYSDEKLYVVQTNRKIVQRCLLMASDPGDLVLDPTCGSGTTAYVAEQWGRRWITIDTSRVALALARARIMGGRYPYYLLADTPEGQSKEAEVTQKPVSSQPTSGSIRRGFVYERVPHITLKSIANNTEIDVIWQQFEDQLLPLREQLSKLLPAKWLADYRKKQKYDVDVPAEIQEWEIPRDLPTDWSEKAKPLHAEFWKLRIARQKAIDASIAARAEFEYLYDKPYEDKKKVRVAGPFTVESLSPHRTLGVDEHGELIDSAQGMVAAEKQDFAAMILDNLRTAGVQQAHKEGRIQFDSLTLWPGRLVCAEGRYLEGETSKRAAILIGPEFGTVRRQDLVEAAREAADAGFDVLICCAFNYEAITTEFNKLGRLPVLKARMNADLHMSEELKNTGKGNLFVIFGEPDVELLYPDKENIQVQVNGVDVFKPQTGEVISSNTDEIACWFVDSNYNGESFFVRQAYFLGANDPYKSLKTTLKAEIDAAAWETLHSATSRPFPRPATGRIAVKVINHLGDEVLKVFEVK
- a CDS encoding RES family NAD+ phosphorylase translates to MKQKAHPRYAEIKRWMLERISQQVSLEGEFFRTAGPSYTSAKQIVAGVGGLKSAGRWHPYGVLKIVYLSDEPETSLQEANEHFRYYQLPLKKGYPKVTVIVVVKLTQVLDLTDPTVSETLPIPLEQVMTEDWRAIVAQKAESAGQAIGRAAHQIGLQGLLVPSKPCPKSKNLLVFPKNLHSLLQIEVQNPEELELLGKNS
- a CDS encoding antitoxin Xre/MbcA/ParS toxin-binding domain-containing protein gives rise to the protein MSLKTKPTARKASAKKPNSSSGKKPVLKQRSGRWIQAVRLNAGFTQHDFSLVTGYAVRSIAGWEAGKPLSASAKLKMQEMKRLVDALLQILPADQLKNWLKQPNTAFEGRTPMDVMENGESDRLWQMIHEIDANVAN